A window of Thermus antranikianii DSM 12462 contains these coding sequences:
- a CDS encoding DUF4212 domain-containing protein produces the protein MSALEAYWKENLSLIRNLLIIWALASYVLGILLAEPLNAIRVFGGPPLGFWIAQQGSIYVFVILIFYYASRMAALDRKYGFED, from the coding sequence ATGAGCGCGCTGGAGGCATACTGGAAGGAAAACCTAAGTCTTATCCGAAACCTCCTCATCATCTGGGCCTTGGCCTCTTATGTGCTGGGCATCCTGCTGGCCGAGCCCCTGAACGCTATCCGGGTCTTCGGCGGGCCCCCCTTGGGCTTTTGGATCGCCCAGCAGGGGAGCATCTACGTCTTCGTCATCCTCATCTTCTACTACGCCAGCCGCATGGCGGCCCTGGACCGGAAGTACGGCTTTGAGGACTAG
- the acs gene encoding acetate--CoA ligase: MDRIEGVLKEERVFYPSEEFRSRAHIKSEEEYQRLYEESLKDPEGFWGRVASELHWFEPWQKVLEGDLPHAKWFVGGKTNLSYNALDRHVQTWRRNKAALIWEGEPGEERVLTYHDLWREVQKFANVLKRLGVKKGDRVTIYLPMVPEAAIAMLACTRIGAVHSVVFGGFSSGALADRIKDAEAKVLITADGGYRRGQVVPLKQNADEALKETTSVEHVVVVRRTGEEVPWTPGRDHWWHELMEAASDRCEPEPMEAEDPLFILYTSGSTGKPKGVLHTTGGYMTYVYLTTKLVFDLKDEDVYWCTADVGWITGHSYVVYGPLLNGATTVMYEGAPNWPEPDRFWQIVDKYGVNILYTAPTAIRAFMKWGEGWPLKHRLDSLRLLGTVGEPINPEAWLWYYQVIGKGRCPIVDTWWQTETGGIMITTLPGAHPMKPGHAGKPFFGVKPEILDSEHKPVENPNEGGHLCITRPWPSMLRTVWGDPNRFLQQYFSQHPGNYFTGDGARRDKDGYYLILGRVDDVLNVAGHRLGTMEIESALVSHPAVAEAAVVGRPDPLKGEAIVAFVTLKEGHAPSDALRDELKAHVAKVIGPIARPDEVRFTDALPKTRSGKIMRRLLRQIAAGEQEIKGDISTLEDRSVVERLRQGA, from the coding sequence ATGGACCGGATCGAAGGCGTTCTCAAGGAGGAGCGGGTCTTCTATCCCAGCGAGGAGTTCCGGAGCAGGGCCCACATCAAGAGCGAGGAGGAGTACCAGCGCCTGTACGAGGAAAGCCTAAAAGACCCCGAGGGCTTCTGGGGACGGGTGGCCTCCGAGCTCCACTGGTTCGAACCTTGGCAGAAGGTTTTGGAGGGGGACCTGCCCCACGCCAAGTGGTTCGTGGGGGGTAAGACCAACCTGTCCTATAACGCCCTGGACCGGCATGTCCAAACCTGGCGGCGCAACAAGGCGGCCCTCATCTGGGAGGGGGAGCCAGGGGAGGAGAGGGTCTTGACCTACCACGACCTTTGGCGGGAGGTGCAGAAGTTCGCCAACGTCCTCAAGCGCCTGGGCGTCAAGAAGGGGGACCGGGTCACCATCTACCTTCCCATGGTTCCCGAGGCCGCCATCGCCATGCTGGCCTGCACCCGCATCGGGGCGGTGCACTCCGTGGTCTTCGGGGGCTTCTCCAGCGGGGCCCTGGCCGACCGCATCAAGGACGCCGAGGCCAAGGTGCTGATTACCGCCGACGGGGGCTACCGCCGCGGCCAGGTGGTGCCCCTGAAGCAGAACGCGGACGAGGCCCTGAAGGAGACCACCAGCGTGGAGCACGTGGTGGTGGTGCGCCGCACCGGGGAGGAGGTCCCCTGGACCCCGGGCCGGGACCACTGGTGGCACGAGCTCATGGAGGCGGCCTCCGACCGCTGTGAACCCGAACCCATGGAGGCGGAAGATCCCCTCTTCATCCTTTACACCTCCGGCTCCACGGGGAAGCCCAAGGGGGTCCTGCACACCACGGGCGGCTACATGACCTACGTCTACCTCACCACCAAGCTGGTCTTTGACCTCAAGGACGAGGACGTCTACTGGTGCACCGCCGACGTGGGCTGGATCACCGGCCACTCCTATGTGGTCTATGGGCCCCTTTTGAACGGGGCCACCACGGTGATGTACGAGGGAGCCCCCAACTGGCCCGAGCCCGACCGCTTCTGGCAGATCGTGGACAAGTACGGGGTGAACATCCTCTACACCGCTCCCACCGCCATCCGGGCCTTCATGAAGTGGGGCGAGGGTTGGCCCCTCAAGCACCGGCTGGATTCCTTGCGCCTTTTGGGCACCGTAGGGGAGCCCATCAACCCCGAGGCCTGGCTCTGGTACTACCAGGTGATCGGGAAGGGCCGTTGCCCCATCGTGGACACCTGGTGGCAGACGGAAACCGGGGGCATCATGATCACCACCCTGCCCGGGGCGCATCCCATGAAGCCTGGGCATGCGGGAAAGCCCTTCTTCGGGGTGAAGCCGGAGATCCTGGACTCCGAGCACAAGCCGGTGGAGAATCCCAACGAGGGCGGGCACCTTTGCATCACCCGTCCCTGGCCCAGCATGCTCCGCACCGTCTGGGGGGATCCCAACCGCTTCCTGCAGCAGTACTTCAGCCAGCACCCCGGCAACTACTTCACCGGGGATGGGGCCCGTCGGGATAAGGATGGCTACTACCTGATCCTGGGCCGGGTGGACGACGTCCTGAACGTGGCCGGGCACCGGCTTGGCACCATGGAGATCGAGTCCGCCTTGGTTTCCCATCCCGCGGTGGCTGAGGCGGCGGTGGTGGGCCGGCCCGACCCCTTGAAGGGGGAGGCCATCGTGGCCTTCGTGACCCTGAAGGAAGGGCATGCTCCCTCCGATGCCTTGCGGGACGAGCTCAAGGCCCACGTGGCCAAGGTGATCGGGCCCATTGCCCGCCCGGACGAGGTGCGCTTCACGGATGCCCTGCCCAAGACCCGCTCCGGCAAGATCATGCGCCGCCTCTTGAGGCAGATCGCCGCCGGGGAGCAGGAGATCAAGGGGGATATCTCCACCCTCGAGGACCGCTCGGTGGTGGAGCGCCTAAGGCAAGGGGCCTAG
- a CDS encoding AMP-binding protein has product MARKRSLSTVQAALRILAYLAEHPEGVGVKEVARLLGKSLSTAYALLNSLAEEGFAVKTERGYRLGQAKPLRLETTPLEEALEELYLRTRERCYLALLTPEGIRLKTRGRQGQPHPLGESLPEEAHALALGKVLLAHGALPLPPLRPRTPYTLTDPLALEEELARVRESGLAAEMEEYAQGLSGLAAPLFGPEGQLLGALGVVVPARRFPFAFSRLARALSEVAQVSAHLRPPEPPSLAPPLEPSLQVEVVEPPCALKERANLRDYPRAYQASLEDPESFFGSFAREFHWETSWERVYDPATHTWFGGGRTNAALNALDRHLPEKAQQVALITLDGDGHLEKWTYRELLDLSSRLAGVFQALGVKRGDRVALYLPTGLEAALSLLALARIGAVHVALPVGLGPEALRERLLQGQARLLVAADGYFRRGQLIPLRPVVEAALSGLDLPVLWHTRGTTEFLERASEGKPADAVPVPAQHPLFILHTSGSTGKPKGVVHGHGGYMVGVSWALRYLFDLKPGEVFHTTADLFWVVGHSFGLYAPLFLGGTSLLVEDRPDHPNPAAFYERLRRFGVDVLLTSPTVLRTLRRHGEARPTSLRLVGSVGEALAPEVWRWTRENLAWPLDNWWQTELGAPALATPLTLPAKPGFVGIPLPGVEARVVDGEGQVLPPGAKGHLVLLRAGPAHMVDLLGGESPWRGGLYWTGDLATWDEEGYFRILGRSEEVIKVGEARLGTAEVEAAALTHPQVAEAAAIGIPGEEGEEIVVFAVPKKEVPEELKALLAEKIKAHLLRHLGPVPPPRVVFVERLPRTRSGKILRRLLKAELLGLDPGDVSVLEEEYGGAKAS; this is encoded by the coding sequence ATGGCCAGGAAGAGGAGCCTTTCCACGGTCCAGGCGGCCCTGCGCATCCTGGCCTACCTGGCCGAGCACCCGGAAGGGGTGGGGGTAAAGGAGGTGGCCCGCCTCCTGGGGAAGAGCCTCTCCACCGCCTACGCCCTTCTCAACAGCCTGGCGGAGGAGGGCTTCGCCGTGAAGACGGAGCGGGGATACCGCCTGGGCCAGGCCAAGCCCCTCCGGCTGGAGACCACGCCCCTCGAGGAGGCCCTGGAGGAACTCTACCTCCGCACCCGGGAGCGGTGCTACCTGGCCCTTCTGACCCCGGAAGGGATCCGGCTCAAAACCCGGGGCCGGCAGGGCCAGCCCCACCCCCTGGGGGAGAGCCTGCCGGAGGAAGCCCACGCCCTGGCCCTGGGGAAGGTCCTCCTGGCCCACGGGGCCCTGCCCCTTCCCCCCTTGCGCCCCCGCACCCCCTATACCCTCACCGACCCCCTGGCCCTGGAGGAGGAGCTGGCCCGGGTGCGGGAGTCGGGGTTGGCGGCGGAGATGGAGGAGTACGCCCAGGGGCTTTCCGGCCTAGCGGCCCCCCTCTTCGGCCCCGAGGGGCAGCTTCTGGGGGCTTTGGGGGTGGTGGTGCCCGCCCGGCGCTTCCCCTTCGCCTTCAGCCGCCTGGCCCGGGCCCTTTCTGAGGTGGCCCAGGTGTCCGCCCACCTGCGCCCCCCCGAGCCCCCCAGCCTGGCCCCTCCCTTGGAACCGAGCCTCCAGGTGGAGGTGGTGGAACCCCCCTGCGCCCTTAAGGAAAGGGCCAACCTGCGGGACTACCCCAGGGCCTACCAGGCAAGCCTCGAGGATCCCGAAAGCTTTTTCGGCAGCTTCGCCCGGGAGTTCCACTGGGAAACCTCTTGGGAAAGGGTCTATGACCCTGCCACCCACACCTGGTTCGGTGGGGGGCGGACCAACGCCGCCTTAAACGCCTTAGACCGCCACCTGCCCGAAAAGGCCCAGCAGGTGGCCCTCATCACCCTGGATGGGGATGGGCACCTGGAAAAGTGGACCTACCGGGAACTTTTGGACCTCTCCAGCCGCCTCGCCGGGGTCTTCCAGGCCCTAGGGGTAAAGCGGGGGGACCGGGTGGCCCTCTACCTGCCCACGGGGCTGGAGGCCGCCTTGAGCCTCCTGGCCTTGGCACGGATTGGGGCGGTGCACGTGGCCCTGCCCGTGGGCCTGGGCCCGGAAGCCTTAAGGGAGCGGCTCCTGCAGGGTCAAGCCCGTCTCCTGGTGGCCGCCGACGGCTACTTCCGCCGGGGCCAGCTCATCCCCTTAAGGCCGGTGGTGGAGGCAGCCCTTTCGGGCCTGGATCTTCCCGTGCTCTGGCACACCCGGGGCACCACGGAGTTTCTGGAAAGGGCCTCGGAGGGAAAGCCCGCGGACGCCGTCCCCGTTCCCGCCCAGCATCCCCTCTTCATCCTCCACACCTCGGGCTCCACGGGCAAGCCCAAGGGGGTGGTCCACGGCCACGGAGGGTACATGGTGGGGGTAAGCTGGGCCCTCCGCTACCTCTTTGACCTGAAACCGGGAGAGGTCTTCCACACCACCGCCGACCTCTTTTGGGTGGTGGGGCATTCCTTCGGCCTGTACGCCCCGCTCTTCCTGGGGGGTACCAGCCTCCTGGTGGAGGACCGGCCGGACCACCCCAACCCCGCCGCCTTCTACGAGAGGCTAAGGCGGTTCGGGGTGGACGTGCTCCTCACCTCCCCTACGGTGCTCCGCACCCTGCGCCGCCACGGGGAAGCCCGGCCCACCTCCTTGCGCCTGGTGGGGAGCGTGGGGGAGGCCCTGGCCCCTGAGGTGTGGCGCTGGACCCGGGAGAACCTGGCCTGGCCCCTGGACAACTGGTGGCAGACCGAGCTGGGGGCCCCTGCCCTGGCCACCCCCCTCACCCTCCCCGCCAAGCCGGGCTTCGTGGGCATCCCCTTGCCCGGGGTGGAGGCCCGGGTGGTGGACGGGGAAGGGCAGGTCCTCCCTCCAGGGGCCAAGGGCCACCTGGTGCTCCTGAGGGCAGGGCCGGCCCACATGGTGGACCTCCTTGGGGGGGAAAGCCCCTGGCGGGGTGGGCTCTACTGGACGGGGGACCTCGCCACCTGGGACGAGGAAGGCTACTTTCGCATCCTGGGCCGCTCCGAGGAGGTCATCAAGGTGGGGGAGGCCCGGCTCGGCACCGCCGAGGTGGAGGCGGCCGCCCTCACCCACCCCCAGGTGGCGGAGGCAGCCGCCATCGGGATCCCCGGGGAGGAAGGCGAGGAAATCGTGGTCTTTGCGGTTCCCAAGAAGGAGGTGCCCGAGGAGCTCAAGGCCCTCCTGGCCGAGAAGATCAAAGCCCACCTTTTGCGGCACCTGGGACCGGTTCCCCCTCCCCGGGTGGTTTTCGTGGAGCGCCTGCCCCGTACCCGAAGCGGCAAGATCCTAAGACGGCTCCTAAAGGCGGAGCTCCTGGGCTTAGACCCTGGAGATGTTTCTGTATTGGAGGAGGAATATGGTGGTGCAAAAGCTTCTTAA
- a CDS encoding acyl-CoA mutase large subunit family protein has translation MEGLFESLPEGYRERLGRPGEYPFTRGIYPRMYLDRLWTMRQYAGFSTAEESNARYRYLLSQGQTGLSVAFDLPTQLGLDPDHPMSVGEVGRVGVSIATLEDMRKLFDGIPLDRVSTSMTINAPAMMLLALYLLVAEEQGVSWDKVSGTVQNDILKEYFARGTYIYPPGPSMRLVTDIFEFCARHVPRFNTISISGYHIREAGSTAAQEIAFTLADGKAYVKAALERGLKVDEFAPRLSFFFAAHGDIFEEAAKFRAARRLWARIMREEFGAKDPRSWMLRFHTQTGGSTLTAQEPLNNVVRTAYQALAAVLGGTQSLHTNAYDEALGLPTEKSALLALRTQQILAFESGVTRAIDPLGGSFYVEHLTDQLEKEAERLIREIDALGGAVAAVEAGYFQRAIEESAWQFQKEVEEGKRIIVGVNRFADPHSPLNEPTPVQRIDPELHEKRKRELAAFKAQRDGESVRLGLENLRQAARGSENLFPYVLEAFRRRATLGEVCGVLREEWGEYQPGR, from the coding sequence ATGGAAGGTCTCTTTGAGTCCCTACCCGAAGGCTACCGGGAAAGGCTTGGCCGCCCCGGGGAGTACCCCTTTACCCGGGGCATCTACCCCCGGATGTACCTGGACAGGCTCTGGACCATGCGGCAGTACGCGGGCTTCTCCACCGCGGAGGAGTCCAACGCCCGCTACCGATACCTCCTGTCCCAGGGCCAGACGGGCCTGAGCGTGGCCTTTGACCTCCCCACCCAGCTGGGCCTGGATCCCGACCATCCCATGAGCGTGGGGGAGGTGGGCCGGGTGGGGGTGTCCATCGCCACCCTCGAGGACATGCGAAAGCTCTTCGACGGCATCCCCCTGGACCGGGTCTCCACCAGCATGACCATCAATGCTCCCGCCATGATGCTCCTGGCCCTCTACCTTCTGGTGGCGGAGGAGCAGGGGGTTTCCTGGGACAAGGTGTCGGGCACCGTGCAGAACGACATCCTCAAGGAGTACTTCGCCCGCGGCACCTACATCTACCCTCCGGGCCCCTCCATGCGCCTGGTGACCGATATCTTTGAGTTCTGCGCCCGGCATGTGCCCCGCTTCAACACCATCTCCATCTCCGGCTACCACATCCGCGAGGCGGGCTCCACCGCCGCCCAGGAGATCGCCTTCACCCTGGCGGATGGCAAGGCCTACGTGAAGGCCGCCCTGGAACGGGGCCTTAAGGTGGACGAGTTCGCTCCTAGGCTCTCCTTCTTCTTCGCCGCCCACGGGGACATCTTTGAGGAAGCCGCCAAGTTCCGGGCCGCCAGGAGGCTTTGGGCGCGCATCATGCGGGAGGAGTTCGGGGCCAAGGACCCGAGAAGCTGGATGCTCCGCTTCCACACGCAAACGGGAGGCTCCACCCTCACCGCCCAGGAACCCTTAAACAACGTGGTGCGCACCGCCTACCAGGCCCTAGCGGCGGTGCTGGGCGGCACCCAGAGCCTCCACACCAACGCCTACGACGAAGCCCTGGGCCTCCCCACGGAAAAAAGCGCCCTCCTCGCCTTGCGCACCCAGCAGATCCTGGCCTTTGAAAGCGGGGTCACCCGGGCCATAGACCCCTTGGGGGGAAGCTTCTACGTGGAGCACCTCACGGACCAGCTGGAGAAGGAAGCGGAAAGGCTGATCCGGGAGATCGACGCCCTAGGAGGAGCGGTGGCCGCGGTGGAGGCAGGGTATTTCCAGCGAGCCATTGAGGAGTCCGCTTGGCAGTTCCAGAAGGAAGTGGAGGAGGGCAAGCGGATCATCGTGGGGGTGAACCGCTTCGCCGATCCCCATAGCCCCCTGAACGAGCCCACCCCTGTGCAGCGCATCGACCCCGAGTTGCATGAGAAGCGCAAGCGGGAACTGGCCGCCTTCAAGGCCCAGCGGGATGGGGAAAGCGTTCGGCTTGGCCTGGAAAACCTCCGCCAGGCGGCCCGGGGAAGCGAGAACCTTTTCCCCTACGTGCTGGAGGCCTTCCGCCGCCGGGCCACCCTGGGAGAGGTCTGCGGGGTGCTAAGGGAGGAGTGGGGGGAGTACCAGCCCGGGAGGTAA
- a CDS encoding acetate--CoA ligase, protein MVVQKLLKAEERLWAPEEVRLRANLQNFPEEYRRSLEDPEGFWGEWARRFYWEKPFEKVLEWNLPEHRWFLGGTTNAVYNALERNVERGLRNKVALLYLSEDGREEKLTYGELLDRVRRLATGLRRLGVEKGDRVVIYMPLTLEGILAMLATAYLGAIHSVVYAGLGVSALRERILDAGAKLLIAGDVSYRRGKGVDLRSIVEEAIKDLPLQVVWFQRAFQAELPEGHYDFQEILWGSPPEARAEMVEAEHPLFILYTSGSTGKPKGVVHVHGGYMVGTTYHLRTFFDVKDDDLFWATSDIGWIVGHSYIVYAPLLEGVTSLLREGAPDYPDPGAFWQVVERHRVNVMFTAPTAVRLFMKFGPEWPARYDLSSLRLIAVAGEPLNPEALRWAYQHLVDGGRRGFVADNWWQTELGGPTLGTPLVFPAKPGFAGVALPGVEAGVVDEEGRPVPPGQGGLLVLRRPFPHMMRTVWGNHERYLQYWREVPGGVYAAGDVASQDEEGYFSVLGRADDVLNVAGHRIGTADVESALVSHPAVAEAAVIGVPDPLKGEAIKAFVVLRLGQTPSEELKEGLVQHVRRELGPIATPSEIVFLDKLPKTRSGKILRRLLKARELGKDPGDLSTLEE, encoded by the coding sequence ATGGTGGTGCAAAAGCTTCTTAAGGCGGAGGAACGGCTTTGGGCCCCGGAGGAGGTGCGCCTTAGGGCGAATCTCCAGAATTTCCCTGAAGAGTACCGGCGAAGCCTCGAGGACCCCGAGGGCTTCTGGGGGGAATGGGCCCGGAGGTTCTACTGGGAGAAGCCCTTTGAAAAGGTCCTCGAGTGGAACCTTCCCGAGCACCGCTGGTTCTTGGGAGGCACCACCAACGCCGTCTACAACGCCCTGGAACGCAATGTGGAAAGGGGCCTGAGGAACAAGGTGGCCCTCCTCTACCTCTCCGAGGACGGCCGGGAGGAGAAGCTCACCTACGGGGAGCTTTTGGACCGGGTGCGCCGCCTGGCCACGGGGCTTAGGCGCCTTGGGGTAGAGAAGGGGGACCGGGTGGTCATCTACATGCCCTTAACCCTCGAGGGCATCCTGGCCATGCTGGCCACCGCCTACCTGGGGGCCATCCACAGCGTGGTCTACGCCGGGCTTGGGGTGAGCGCCCTGCGGGAACGCATCCTGGACGCCGGGGCCAAGCTCCTCATCGCCGGGGATGTGAGCTACCGAAGGGGCAAGGGAGTGGACCTCCGCTCCATCGTGGAGGAGGCCATCAAGGACCTGCCCCTCCAGGTGGTCTGGTTCCAGCGGGCCTTCCAGGCGGAGCTTCCCGAGGGGCATTACGACTTCCAGGAAATCCTCTGGGGAAGCCCCCCAGAGGCCCGGGCAGAGATGGTGGAGGCGGAGCACCCCCTCTTCATCCTTTACACCTCCGGCTCCACGGGGAAACCCAAAGGGGTGGTGCACGTCCACGGGGGATACATGGTGGGCACCACCTACCACCTGCGCACCTTCTTCGACGTAAAGGACGACGACCTCTTCTGGGCCACCAGCGACATCGGCTGGATCGTGGGCCACTCCTACATCGTCTACGCCCCCCTCCTGGAGGGGGTCACCAGCCTCCTCCGGGAAGGAGCCCCCGACTACCCCGACCCCGGGGCCTTCTGGCAGGTGGTGGAGCGCCACCGGGTGAACGTGATGTTCACCGCCCCCACCGCGGTGCGCCTTTTCATGAAGTTCGGCCCCGAGTGGCCTGCCCGATACGACCTTTCCTCCCTGCGCCTCATCGCCGTGGCCGGGGAACCCTTAAACCCCGAGGCCCTGCGCTGGGCTTACCAGCACCTGGTGGATGGGGGTCGGCGGGGCTTTGTGGCCGACAACTGGTGGCAGACGGAGCTGGGCGGGCCCACCCTGGGCACCCCCCTGGTGTTCCCGGCCAAACCCGGCTTCGCCGGGGTGGCCCTGCCTGGGGTGGAGGCGGGGGTGGTGGACGAGGAGGGCAGGCCCGTGCCCCCAGGGCAGGGAGGGCTTCTGGTCCTCCGGCGCCCCTTCCCCCACATGATGCGCACCGTCTGGGGCAACCACGAGCGCTACCTCCAGTACTGGCGCGAGGTCCCGGGCGGGGTCTACGCCGCTGGGGACGTGGCGAGCCAGGACGAGGAGGGCTACTTCAGCGTCCTCGGCCGGGCGGACGACGTCTTGAACGTGGCCGGGCACCGCATCGGCACCGCGGATGTGGAAAGCGCCCTGGTCTCCCACCCGGCAGTGGCCGAGGCCGCGGTGATCGGGGTGCCCGACCCCCTGAAGGGGGAGGCCATCAAGGCCTTTGTGGTCCTGCGCCTAGGGCAAACCCCTTCCGAAGAGCTGAAGGAGGGCCTGGTCCAGCACGTGCGCCGGGAACTGGGGCCCATCGCCACCCCCAGCGAGATCGTCTTCCTGGACAAGCTGCCCAAGACCCGCTCGGGGAAAATCCTCAGGCGCCTCCTGAAGGCCCGGGAACTGGGCAAGGACCCGGGAGACCTCTCCACCCTGGAGGAGTAG
- a CDS encoding sodium:solute symporter family protein, producing MSAEVWTWIIVLATFALYLGIGYWARVRETAGFYVAGRGVPPIANGAATAADWMSAASFISMAGLISFLGYDGAVYLMGWTGGYVLLALLLAPYLRKYGKYTVPEFVGDRYYSNLARVVAVIAAIFVSFTYAVPQLRGVGIVLSRYLGVDVATGVWAAVIVTAFIAVIGGMKGITWTQVAQYTVLIIAYLITGIALSNFLTGNPIPQLAFTFSDFAVRLSQLQVELGLKEYVAPFQNLNLLNVFLITLTLMVGTAGLPHVIIRFYTVPKASDARWSAGWALLFIALLYTTAPAVAVFSKYNLLNTLANKTVEEVQGIDWVQKWSKTGLLKLEDKNGDGKYQITAAKDTNEITIDRDIIVLSTPEVAKLSPIVVGLVAAGGLAAALSTAAGLLIVMASAISHDLYTRIINPQASEATKLTIARVVILLVTVLAAPFGINPPAFIAQLVAFAFGLAASTFFPAILLGIFDRRMNTQGAVAGMLVGLVFTATYIVGTNYLGWPRFLFGISPEGIGTVGMLLNFLVAYLVSRATPPPPAEIQKLVDEIRVPKGAGAAAEH from the coding sequence ATGAGCGCTGAAGTCTGGACCTGGATCATCGTGCTGGCCACCTTCGCCCTCTACCTCGGCATCGGCTACTGGGCCCGCGTGCGGGAAACCGCCGGCTTCTACGTGGCCGGGCGCGGGGTACCCCCCATAGCCAACGGGGCCGCCACCGCCGCCGACTGGATGTCTGCCGCCAGCTTCATCTCCATGGCGGGCCTCATCTCCTTCCTGGGCTACGACGGGGCGGTCTACCTGATGGGCTGGACCGGGGGGTATGTGCTCCTGGCCCTCCTCCTGGCCCCCTACCTGCGGAAGTACGGCAAGTACACGGTGCCCGAGTTCGTGGGGGACCGGTACTACTCCAACCTGGCCCGGGTGGTGGCGGTGATCGCCGCCATCTTCGTCTCCTTCACCTACGCGGTGCCCCAGCTCCGGGGCGTGGGCATCGTGCTCTCCCGCTACCTGGGGGTGGACGTGGCCACGGGGGTCTGGGCTGCGGTGATCGTCACCGCCTTCATCGCGGTGATCGGGGGGATGAAGGGCATCACCTGGACCCAGGTGGCCCAGTACACCGTGCTCATCATCGCCTACCTGATCACCGGCATCGCCCTGTCCAACTTCCTCACCGGCAACCCCATCCCCCAGCTGGCCTTCACCTTCTCCGACTTCGCCGTGCGCCTCAGCCAGCTCCAGGTGGAGCTGGGCCTCAAGGAGTACGTGGCCCCCTTCCAGAACCTGAACCTGCTCAACGTCTTCCTCATCACCCTGACCCTCATGGTGGGCACCGCGGGCCTGCCCCACGTGATCATCCGCTTCTACACGGTGCCCAAGGCCTCCGACGCCCGCTGGAGCGCCGGCTGGGCCCTGCTCTTCATCGCCCTCCTCTACACCACCGCTCCTGCCGTGGCCGTTTTCTCCAAGTACAACCTCCTGAACACCCTGGCCAACAAGACCGTGGAGGAGGTCCAGGGGATTGACTGGGTGCAGAAGTGGAGCAAGACCGGCCTCCTCAAGCTGGAGGACAAAAACGGGGACGGGAAGTACCAGATCACCGCGGCCAAGGACACCAACGAGATCACCATTGACCGGGACATCATCGTGCTCTCCACGCCGGAGGTGGCCAAGCTCTCCCCCATCGTGGTGGGCCTGGTGGCGGCTGGGGGTCTGGCGGCGGCCCTTTCCACGGCGGCAGGCCTCCTCATCGTCATGGCCAGCGCCATCAGCCACGACCTCTACACCCGCATCATCAACCCCCAGGCCTCCGAGGCCACCAAGCTCACCATCGCCCGGGTGGTGATCCTCCTGGTCACGGTGCTGGCCGCCCCCTTCGGCATCAACCCCCCGGCCTTCATCGCCCAGCTGGTGGCCTTCGCCTTCGGCCTGGCCGCCAGCACCTTCTTCCCCGCCATTCTGCTCGGCATCTTTGACCGCCGGATGAACACGCAAGGGGCGGTGGCGGGGATGCTGGTGGGCCTGGTCTTCACCGCCACCTACATCGTGGGCACCAACTACCTGGGCTGGCCCCGCTTCCTCTTCGGCATCTCCCCTGAGGGCATCGGCACCGTGGGCATGCTCCTCAACTTCCTGGTGGCCTACCTGGTCTCCCGGGCCACGCCCCCGCCCCCCGCGGAGATCCAGAAGCTGGTGGACGAGATCCGGGTGCCCAAGGGGGCAGGAGCGGCCGCCGAGCACTAG
- a CDS encoding winged helix-turn-helix transcriptional regulator has translation MALSKNTRKVLKVLARRGAPEVLFALSRGTSRFSDLESFLGLSPRTLAERLRELNLLGFVQRQAYPEVPPRVEYLLTPRGKRVLEFLSELDKILDMVQEGKR, from the coding sequence ATGGCCCTGTCCAAGAACACCCGCAAGGTGCTCAAGGTGCTGGCCCGGCGCGGGGCACCGGAGGTGCTCTTCGCCTTAAGCCGGGGAACCTCCCGCTTCTCCGACCTGGAGTCCTTCCTGGGCCTTTCCCCCCGCACCTTGGCGGAGCGGCTTCGGGAGCTTAACCTCTTGGGTTTCGTGCAGCGGCAGGCCTATCCCGAAGTGCCCCCCCGGGTAGAATACCTCTTGACCCCGCGGGGAAAGCGGGTTTTGGAATTCCTGAGCGAATTGGACAAGATATTGGATATGGTGCAGGAGGGAAAGCGGTGA
- a CDS encoding nuclear transport factor 2 family protein — METEAELWEFLERHLASIYQGDWATYEATTHPDLSLYEWFVTPHRLDGLAFHRFMIEHNWATSGRPHRLDLLEKRLQRYGDVAIFTYTLLLTVEEEGGLKHRAVNESRVAVRFPEGWKVVHVHKSPAG; from the coding sequence ATGGAAACCGAAGCCGAGCTTTGGGAGTTTTTGGAAAGGCACCTGGCCAGCATCTACCAAGGGGATTGGGCCACCTACGAGGCCACCACCCATCCCGACCTTTCCCTTTACGAGTGGTTTGTGACCCCCCACCGCCTGGATGGCCTGGCCTTCCACCGATTCATGATCGAGCACAACTGGGCCACCTCGGGAAGGCCTCACCGCCTGGACCTCCTGGAAAAGCGCCTTCAGCGCTACGGGGACGTGGCCATCTTCACCTACACCCTGCTCCTCACCGTGGAGGAAGAAGGGGGGCTAAAGCACCGGGCGGTGAACGAAAGCCGGGTGGCGGTGCGCTTTCCCGAGGGCTGGAAGGTGGTGCACGTGCACAAAAGCCCGGCGGGGTAG